The nucleotide window CAAGGGCGCTGAGAGTGCCGGGCATCTCGCTCGCGTTATGCATGGCCTGCCCGCCTCGCACGGCCGGCAGACAGCGAGGTTGCCAGGCaagcgcggaggaggaagatgGCTGCAGCGAGGCCGCGTTCATCAACGTACCCCGCACGCTCAAGTGCCCAGCAGCTGCCTCGCCACGGCCCCCGTgccccaccgccacggcgctaCTTTCCTCACCGTCTAAGATCACTGTCTCCAGTGGCATGGACTCTGCCAGCCGCatggcagcgacggcgttcACGGGCGGAGCAGGACTGCTGACATtactgtcgctgccgccacaccGAGCGAAACCGCGGTgtgcggtggcgatggtgcgctCAGAGTCGGCGAACGCGGACACCACTGGAACAGCACGCATCGGCGGCTGGTaggacggctgctgcggctgctgtgctgcgtcgtcgtcggagTCGTCAGTGGAGGAcccgctgcaggagctcgGCGCAACCGGTGGCAGCGGGGACGAGCGGCGTGGTCGCAGGAAGCGATGACTGTGAGCCGTGCTCACCGCTGAAGGGACGCCGCTGATCACGATAGCAGCGGCGTTCGCGCCGTCCTGCGCGCCCCGCTGCGACTTGACCGTCTTCGCCCTCACGCCGCCCCCGCGACTGCGGGGCTTGAACGGCACGAGCTGAGGGTATCGAGGTTTGCTCTCCAGTAGCGTTGATGTGCGTCGCCCTCGCAAGCAGTCAATAAAATCGGCACAGATGCAGATGCGTCTTTGAACGCCGttgaggcgccgctgctgcgacgctgctgccttgTCCAGCCGATCCAGCACTGTGTCCACCGTGTCGGCCAGCGCTTCAAGAGAGGCAACGGCAGACGCGAGGGCTGCACAACCACCCttggaggaggcgctcgtGAGTGGCACGACGAGACCAGGAATGATGGCGATAGCAGCGGTGTcgtacgcgcgcgcggcggctaCGGCACGCGCAGAGTCCACGTTGCTGCTTCGACTTTTGGAGCTTCCACTGgactcgccgctgccactgatACTACTCTCCATGGCCTCGCTCGCGGTCaccgttgctgttgctgccagTACCGTGatgagcgtgcgcgcgcagtaTGCGAGGTTTGCGGATCTGTTGAATggatgagagagggagatcgGAAGACACAACAACAAGAGGCGCTCACCGGCCTCCGGAGAAGATGCGCGCAACGGCTTATGtggcctgtgcgtgtgtctatGGAGAAGGGTGCGCCAAGGCTTAGGGTGTTGGTGTTGGTGGGGCAAACACGCTAGTTAGCGCCGGTGTGCCAGCGTAGTCACGCACTCGactgcgtcgctgctgcgtagCAGCTCTCCGCTCGCGTGCGAAAACTTACAcaatacacgcacgcaccgctgcaggtATGGCGAGGGCGAAGCAATGACGTAAGAGGCGAGGCGAGAGAGACTGCGCAGGAGCATACATACGTGCATAGGCACACAACATGCGTGTATACATACGTGCGTGCCCTCATCCAGAGGGTGCTCATCGGTGGTGCGTCGGAGAGAGTCGTCaacgacgcacgcgcgcgcgcgcgcaaggaACAGCCGTGACAACAGAACGCAGTTGTGTGCGCAAGACGGCGCGCAGGCGATGCACCGCGTCTTGAGGCGGTGCGTGCGAGAGGggacggaggcggagcgggtgGGTGCCTGCTACACGGCCGACCCCTGCTTCTTTTGGTTCTTTGCCGAGGGGTCAAAACAAGAAATGAAAGGCGCACGCCACAGAGCGCCCgtgaaaaaagggggaaaaaaagaTGACTGCCATTGGTGACATCGCGTTCAATCGACGAGAGAGGTCGTTCATCCCAGAGGTGCTCGGGCACgggtgcgcgcggcacgcTGCGGATGCCATttgaacacgcacacacagacgcacgcacccgTTTCCCCACGCGTttcacgctgctgcgagagCTTACGCCATCACGTTGCGCATCGTGATCTTGCCCTTGGGGGCGATCAGCTTGCAGTGGGTAccgcgctgctcgagctTGCCGGCGTCGCGCAGAGCCTCGTACTCGGTGCGGAGGATGTTGGTGAAGCCCCAGTACTTGGACATGACGATGATCTGGCGGCCGGGGAACTTCATcttggcgcggcgcagggcCTCGAANNNNNNNNNNNNNNNNNNNNNNNNNNNNNNNNNNNNNNNNNNNNNNNNNNNNNNNNNNNNNNNNNNNNNNNNNNNNNNNNNNNNNNNNNNNNNNNNNNNAGGTCGTTCATCCCAGAGGTGCTCGGGCACgggtgcgcgcggcacgcTGCGGATGCCATttgaacacgcacacacagacgcacgcacccgTTTCCCCACGCGTttcacgctgctgcgagagCTTACGCCATCACGTTGCGCATCGTGATCTTGCCCTTGGGGGCGATCAGCTTGCAGTGGGTAccgcgctgctcgagctTGCCGGCGTCGCGCAGAGCCTCGTACTCGGTGCGGAGGATGTTGGTGAAGCCCCAGTACTTGGACATGACGATGATCTGGCGGCCGGGGAACTTCATcttggcgcggcgcagggcCTCGAAGGCCTGCGGCACGTACGCCTCCTTGGTGCGCATGGACAGCAGGATCTGGCCAATGCGGACGcgagcgcacacgccgtTCGGCTTACCGAAGGCACCACGCATGCCGGTCTGCAGAcgatcggcgccggcgcacgaGAGCATCTTGTTGATGCGCAGCACATGGAAGGGGTGGGCGCGGGTGCGCATGTGAAACACGTCCTTGTTGGCACGCTTCACCATGTACTTGTTGGCCTGAATGCGGGcagcctccagcgcctcggACGCGATCTGCTCCAGCTCGCGGGACACGACGTGGATGCACACCGGGAACTCATCGACGGTGGCGCGACGTCGGCCAATGTCGAAGTTGCGGATCTTCGGATCCGGCACACCACGGCAGAAGCGCGACTTCGGGTACGGCTTGTTCTTGCAGAACCGGTAGCAGCGGGACGGACGGCGGGCCATGCTGGCGACTGTAATACTTCGAGTCTTCCGAAGGGAAAGAACACGAGGGAGTGGTGGCGGGGCAGGGCACGCAATGACGGGTGCGATGAGCGATCTCtctgcgagtgcgtgtgtgtgtgtgtgtgtgtgtgtgtggtggtggtggtggtggtgagagaGGTGACGAGTGAAGGCATGGTAGAGGCGGGCGCGAGGTAGTGGGATGGGAGCCGTCTGTGAGTGCATGCACGCAAGCGTTGGCGTTGCNNNNNNNNNNNNNNNNNNNNNNNNNNNNNNNNNNNNNNNNNNNNNNNNNNNNNNNNNNNNNNNNNNNNNNNNNNNNNNNNNNNNNNNNNNNNNNNNNNNTTGCAGAACCGGTAGCAGCGGGACGGACGGCGGGCCATGCTGGCGACTGTAATACTTCGAGTCTTCCGAAGGGAAAGAACACGAGGGAGTGGTGGCGGGGCAGGGCACGCAATGACGGGTGCGATGAGCGATCTCtctgcgagtgcgtgtgtgtgtgtgtgtgtgtgtgtgtggtggtggtggtggtggtgagagaGGTGACGAGTGAAGGCATGGTAGAGGCGGGCGCGAGGTAGTGGGATGGGAGCCGTCTGTGAGTGCATGCACGCAAGCGTTGGCGTTGCGTGCTCGCTGAAGCACGGCGTTTGAGTCTTCCCCACAGAGACgccatgagagagagagacagggacAGGCAGATCGAAGCTTGCGCTGAGCACGTCGGCGTGGCCTCCCTGCTCGTCCCTTCACGACGGCGGTTTCCGTGCTTTTTTTGGCGACTGTGCAAAATCATGTAAATGAGGCAACGGAAAAGGGCGAGTAAGGCTTCTTGACATGAACCACACCACAGACCAGAAATTAGCGGAGCACAGGCTCAcacgctggcgctgtgcgaTGCAcccgcgcgccgcctccccccttcccaccgctctccgctgctgtgaaggcggcggcaaggcCCATGCCCGTAGGTAAAACGGAAACGAAAGAGGGATTTCAACGCGAAGGTGGAGCGCGTCCGTGTGCCGCGGCGTTTAGGAGAGACGTGCGCCCGCCcccgcatacacacgcgcaagccGATGCGGACGGCGAGAACACGATGCACCcggccggtggtggtgatggccgAAAGAGGggtgcggggggagggggtcaaGGGCCAGCCGGACCGCATGCGATGGAGAGAACGGaatgcgtgtgcgcccccGGTGAGCACATAGATGCAGCAGCCCGGCCCTTCTGTCGACATCCCGCTTCCTCATCACCACCGTGACTGCTGCCGGCAGTGGATGCCTTGCACACGTGTGCCGGTGCGACTCAGTGGCGTGGCGTGCAGAGTCAGCAACGTGCGTAACATGATCTTCGACGTTCATCGGAGCCGTGAAGTTCGAGAGGTCATCGGCAGCGCACGGCCGCCTCCCACCTCTTGCGTTCCCATCGGCTCTACATGGTTAGCTCCATGATGGTGTTGACGATGTcgccgttgttgttcttgAGCGCCTTGATGGCCTTGTTGCGAGACACGTTCGCCTGGCTCATCACCACGTTGATCTCCTTCTCGTCCAGGTCGCCGGcgcccacctcctcgtcgtcatcttcctccgccgccggcacagatgcagcggcgtcagaGGAAGCCGACGCGGCACCAGACACGGCAGCGCGGGCAGCAGCCTCCTGCGCTAGCGCACTCGTGTCCTCCAGCTGCGGATAGAgagtgtgtggtggtggtggtggtgtgtgtttGAGAGAGCGTTAGAgagatgcgtgcgtgttctAACAAGGgtttgctgtgtgtgtgttcgtggAGGCACGGACAGGGGGTTGGGGAGGGGCCAAAGAAGAATCGCGGTTACGGAGAGCGAGAACAACGAACAGAGGAGGGCAtgggaggaggcgccgctgcggacaGTGAGGCCACTGCGAGCTCACTTTTCAACTCTCACACGAGTTCAGGCGAGCATGCGAacaccccctcctttcccccaCACTGCANNNNNNNNNNNNNNNNNNNNNNNNNNNNNNNNNNNNNNNNNNNNNNNNNNNNNNNNNNNNNNNNNNNNNNNNNNNNNNNNNNNNNNNNNNNNNNNNNNNgtcctccagctgcgcctcgccgaAGATGACGAAGGTGTTGGTGCCAGGGAAGCGGTACACCTCTGGCTGCACCATGGCGAAGGACAGGGAGCCAACCTTGCGAATGGTGACCTTCGTGATGTTGGGCTCCGGCTTGAGGCCCATCTTGGCCATGGCCTTGGCGTAGCGCTTCGACTGCTTCGCGTTCTGTGGCACCTCAGCCGCCTCGAGCGTCGGGATCTCCTCGtcggccatcgccgccgcgttcTGGGCCTCCTCAACGGACATGGTGATAGAgagtgtgtggtggtggtggtggtgcgcgcgtgaTGCTGTGCTCGAAAAGGAATGTGAGTCGATGCAAGCCTGCAATAAAGCGTCGACACACCGACCGGCACATGCACCAGGCGCGTTCATGAAAGGGATGCGGcaaaggagagaaaggatGAAGCGGGGATgagagcgggggggggggcggcggtggaggaagACGCTCAGCATGCACGCGCAAGTGAGTGCTTCCTCACCAACATGATCGCGGAAACAAACAAAGGCGGAACAATACATACGCATACATGCGCACAGACAAGTGTGCCGCAGTTGCACTTCTTGATTCGATTACCCTTGCGCTTCGTGATCGATGAGCGGCATGGGcgcggcgggagggggggggaagtgctatcgaggaggcagagggacATGCGAATGCGCGTgactttctctttctctctcacgcacacatcctctccccctcttgcATGTGGTAGCTCGATGAGATAGGCGTTTACgcaagctgctgctgctcaaacggttttcgtttttttctttcagGAGAGAATTTCGTGGTGGCAGCttatgtatatatatgtacgtGTGTACATGGGCTACCTGCGCGGTgcctgtcctcctcctcctcatgcTTAGGTTAGACTTCTTAAGGGAGTTGtgatggcggtgcgcgcaAGGCGTGGGCCATtccagctgcggcagctgcgtggggagagagagacaggaagGAGGTGAGAAGGGCAGACCAGCAGACAGACACGGACGTACTTGttcgctcctctcctccacctctgccgcgcgcacgcactccgGTGCGCTCTCGGCCCTTCACGAGGAGCGGGATCGTGAGGGGGAAAACAGAAatggagagaggcggcgacagcggaggCTGGCACTTTAACTTTTCTAAACCGAACAGGAAGACACGCGCAAGGCAAACACAGATACGAGAAGGGAGACGgagacgacgaggaggaaacGGCGCGCATGTCCCACAGGACCCGacgaacacgcgcacgcaacTGAAAAGAGCGAAGAGATGAGCAGCACCGGTACGTGCCTCTCGCCGCGATTTTCGCcttgtgcacgtgcgcgccccCCCTTGCCCGCCTTGTCCTCGGTACGCATGCCCAACGACGCAAAAGGCGACCTTCACCTTTTCTTCGCGTGCCGTGCAGACGTTGGACATGTAGGATATCGCCGACGGATGCACTGACGCGTCTGCGTAAGCATGTGTCGAtgcgcgcctgtgcacaGGAGAGGTCATCGGCAGCGCACGGCCGCCTCCCACCTCTTGCGTTCCCATCGGCTCTACATGGTTAGCTCCATGATGGTGTTGACGATGTcgccgttgttgttcttgAGCGCCTTGATGGCCTTGTTGCGAGACACGTTCGCCTGGCTCATCACCACGTTGATCTCCTTCTCGTCCAGGTCGCCggcgtccacctcctcgtcgtcatcttcctccgccgccggcacagATGCAGCGGCGNNNNNNNNNNNNNNNNNNNNNNNNNNNNNNNNNNNNNNNNNNNNNNNNNNNNNNNNNNNNNNNNNNNNNNNNNNNNNNNNNNNNNNNNNNNNNNNNNNNTGACGCGTCTGCGTAAGCATGTGTCGAtgcgcgcctgtgcacaGGAGAGGTCATCGGCAGCGCACGGCCGCCTCCCACCTCTTGCGTTCCCATCGGCTCTACATGGTTAGCTCCATGATGGTGTTGACGATGTcgccgttgttgttcttgAGCGCCTTGATGGCCTTGTTGCGAGACACGTTCGCCTGGCTCATCACCACGTTGATCTCCTTCTCGTCCAGGTCGCCggcgtccacctcctcgtcgtcatcttcctccgccgccggcacagatgcagcggcgtcagaGGAAGCCGACGCGGCACCAGACACGGCAGCGCGGGCAGCAGCCTCCTGCGCTAGCGCACTCGtgtcctccagctgcgcctcgccgaAGATGACGAAGGTGTTGGTGCCAGGGAAGCGGTACACCTCTGGCTGCACCATGGCGAAGGACAGGGAGCCAACCTTGCGAATGGTGACCTTCGTGATGTTGGGCTCCGGCTTGAGGCCCATCTTGGCCATGGCCTTGGCGTAGCGCTTCGACTGCTTCGCGTTCTGTGGCACCTCAGCCGCCTCGAGCGTCGGGATCTCCTCGtcggccatcgccgccgcgttcTGGGCCTCCTCAACGGACATGGTGATAGAgagtgtgtggtggtggtggtggtgtgtgtttGAGAGAGCGTTAGAgagatgcgtgcgtgttctAACAAGGgtttgctgtgtgtgtgttcgtggAGGCACGGACAGGGGGTTGGGGAGGGGCCAAAGAAGAATCGCGGTTACGGAGAGCGAGAACAACGAACAGAGGAGGGCAtgggaggaggcgccgctgcggacaGTGAGGCCACTGCGAGCTCACTTTTCAACTCTCACACGAGTTCAGGCGAGCATGCGAacaccccctcctttcccccaCACTGCACCCACCTTGTGTGCATNNNNNNNNNNNNNNNNNNNNNNNNNNNNNNNNNNNNNNNNNNNNNNNNNNNNNNNNNNNNNNNNNNNNNNNNNNNNNNNNNNNNNNNNNNNNNNNNNNNNNNNNNNNNNNNNNNNNNNNNNNNNNNNNNNNNNNNNNNNNNNNNNNNNNNNNNNNNNNNNNNNNNNNNNNNNNNNNNNNNNNNNNNNNNNNNNNNNNNNNNNNNNNNNNNNNNNNNNNNNNNNNNNNNNNNNNNNNNNNNNNNNNNNNNNNNNNNNNNNNNNNNNNNNNNNNNNNNNNNNNNNNNNNNNNNNNNNNNNNNNNNNNNNNNNNNNNNNNNNNNNNNNNNNNNNNNNNNNNNNNNNNNNNNNNNNNNNNNNNNNNNNNNNNNNNNNNNNNNNNNNNNNNNNNNNNNNNNNNNNNNNNNNNNNNNNNNNNNNNNNNNNNNNNNNNNNNNNNNNNNNNNNNNNNNNNNNNNNNNNNNNNNNNNNNNNNNNNNNNNNNNNNNNNNNNNNNNNNNNNNNNNNNNNNNNNNNNNNNNNNNNNNNNNNNNNNNNNNNNNNNNNNNNNNNNNNNNNNNNNNNNNNNNNNNNNNNNNNNNNNNNNNNNNNNNNNNNNNNNNNNNNNNNNNNNNNNNNNNNNNNNNNNNNNNNNNNNNNN belongs to Leishmania donovani BPK282A1 complete genome, chromosome 4 and includes:
- a CDS encoding nascent polypeptide associated complex subunit-like protein, copy 1 codes for the protein MSVEEAQNAAAMADEEIPTLEAAEVPQNAKQSKRYAKAMAKMGLKPEPNITKVTIRKVGSLSFAMVQPEVYRFPGTNTFVIFGEAQLEDTSALAQEAAARAAVSGAASASSDAAASVPAAEEDDDEEVDAGDLDEKEINVVMSQANVSRNKAIKALKNNNGDIVNTIMELTM
- a CDS encoding 60S ribosomal protein L10, putative is translated as MARRPSRCYRFCKNKPYPKSRFCRGVPDPKIRNFDIGRRRATVDEFPVCIHVVSRELEQIASEALEAARIQANKYMVKRANKDVFHMRTRAHPFHVLRINKMLSCAGADRLQTGMRGAFGKPNGVCARVRIGQILLSMRTKEAYVPQAFEALRRAKMKFPGRQIIVMSKYWGFTNILRTEYEALRDAGKLEQRGTHCKLIAPKGKITMRNVMA
- a CDS encoding nascent polypeptide associated complex subunit-like protein, copy 2, with the translated sequence MRMYCSAFVCFRDHVGEEALTCACMLSVFLHRRPPPRSHPRFILSLLCRIPFMNAPGACAGRCVDALLQACIDSHSFSSTASRAHHHHHHTLSITMSVEEAQNAAAMADEEIPTLEAAEVPQNAKQSKRYAKAMAKMGLKPEPNITKVTIRKVGSLSFAMVQPEVYRFPGTNTFVIFGEAQLED